A section of the Styela clava chromosome 9, kaStyClav1.hap1.2, whole genome shotgun sequence genome encodes:
- the LOC120339680 gene encoding uncharacterized protein LOC120339680 isoform X2: MAESGTDYMCNKHGLLKMFVIIFGIISFSLVASSGFRGPLGWPFAAFLISWIISLTIYSTMTCVDDIGSLLRKDDFCCSLILFTFCMSATMLLSVYTCAKGPDCGERNAAIWFGFVTAGLYFVEIYMHKKNSPKPKSCNLQSDTTSWSGSRRVTADVFGFITSTAYLVQAVLLKRSNENVGD; encoded by the exons ATGGCGGAATCTGGTACAGACTATATGTGTAACAAACATGGACTTCTCAAAATGTTTGTGATTATTTTTGGAATAATCAGCTTCTCACTTGTTGCTTCGTCTGGTTTCCGAGGTCCGCTTGGGTGGCCTTTTGCTGCTTTTCTGATTTCGTGGATAATATCGCTCACTATTTACAGCACCATGACGTGCGTGGATGATATTGGAAGTCTTCTCAGG aaagaTGACTTCTGTTGTTCGCTTATACTATTTACGTTCTGCATGTCTGCTACTATGTTGCTTTCTGTCTATACTTGTGCGAAAGGTCCTGATTGCGGAGAAAGAAACGCAGCAATTTGGTTCGGATTCGTAACTGCCGGGTTGTACTTTGTAGAAATATACatgcataaaaaaaattctccgAAGCCTAAAT CTTGTAACCTCCAGAGTGACACCACGAGTTggagtgggtcgagaagagtAACTGCGGATGTATTCGGATTTATTACTTCCACAGCTTATTTAGTACAAGCAGTTTTACTGAAACGAAGTAACGAAAATGTGGGAGACTAA
- the LOC120339680 gene encoding uncharacterized protein LOC120339680 isoform X1, with amino-acid sequence MAESGTDYMCNKHGLLKMFVIIFGIISFSLVASSGFRGPLGWPFAAFLISWIISLTIYSTMTCVDDIGSLLRKDDFCCSLILFTFCMSATMLLSVYTCAKGPDCGERNAAIWFGFVTAGLYFVEIYMHKKNSPKPKYMATGGVFVLGIVTFSLLANGGYQCKSSQACTSGRTFALVAYIICWSVSTIFTILQIYFKYDDDENEDLNAAEYHWSSFAFIFCLIASIVLACNLQSDTTSWSGSRRVTADVFGFITSTAYLVQAVLLKRSNENVGD; translated from the exons ATGGCGGAATCTGGTACAGACTATATGTGTAACAAACATGGACTTCTCAAAATGTTTGTGATTATTTTTGGAATAATCAGCTTCTCACTTGTTGCTTCGTCTGGTTTCCGAGGTCCGCTTGGGTGGCCTTTTGCTGCTTTTCTGATTTCGTGGATAATATCGCTCACTATTTACAGCACCATGACGTGCGTGGATGATATTGGAAGTCTTCTCAGG aaagaTGACTTCTGTTGTTCGCTTATACTATTTACGTTCTGCATGTCTGCTACTATGTTGCTTTCTGTCTATACTTGTGCGAAAGGTCCTGATTGCGGAGAAAGAAACGCAGCAATTTGGTTCGGATTCGTAACTGCCGGGTTGTACTTTGTAGAAATATACatgcataaaaaaaattctccgAAGCCTAAAT ATATGGCAACAGGTGGTGTTTTCGTCCTCGGTATTGTTACGTTTTCTCTTTTGGCTAATGGAGGCTATCAATGCAAATCATCCCAGGCATGTACGTCGGGTCGAACTTTTGCCTTGGTGGCTTATATTATTTGTTGGAGTGTTTCTACAATTTTCACAATTCtgcaaatttatttcaaatacgaTGATGATGAGAACGAAGACCTTAATGCTGCAGAATATCACTGGTCGAGCTTCGCCTTCATCTTTTGTCTTATTGCCTCCATAGTTTTAGCTTGTAACCTCCAGAGTGACACCACGAGTTggagtgggtcgagaagagtAACTGCGGATGTATTCGGATTTATTACTTCCACAGCTTATTTAGTACAAGCAGTTTTACTGAAACGAAGTAACGAAAATGTGGGAGACTAA
- the LOC120339706 gene encoding putative exonuclease GOR, whose protein sequence is MSYTVKGRELTKFTVVDHNGIVIYNEFVNPGCQIIDYNTEFSGITKSDIDGTTTTLKDVQNFCLEKFSSDTILIGHAVECNLIALSLIHDTIVDTAIVFSYPRELPHKRALRTLAMNRLGRHIQSGTHNSKEGAVACMDIILRHVK, encoded by the coding sequence ATGTCGTACACTGTCAAAGGGAGAGAACTTACTAAATTCACGGTTGTTGATCATAATGGTATAGTAATTTACAACGAATTTGTAAACCCAGGATGCCAAATTATTGATTACAATACAGAATTCAGTGGAATCACAAAATCAGATATTGATGGTACAACAACGACATTGAAAGACGTTCAAAATTTTTGCTTAGAGAAGTTTTCGTCAGATACAATCTTGATTGGACACGCTGTTGAATGCAACCTTATTGCCTTGAGTCTGATTCACGATACTATCGTAGATACAGCTATAGTATTTTCATACCCGAGAGAACTCCCACACAAGAGAGCATTGCGAACCTTAGCCATGAATCGTCTTGGGCGCCACATTCAGAGCGGTACTCACAACAGCAAAGAGGGTGCAGTGGCATGTATGGATATTATTTTACGACATGTGAAATGA